A single Epinephelus fuscoguttatus linkage group LG13, E.fuscoguttatus.final_Chr_v1 DNA region contains:
- the gja5a gene encoding gap junction protein, alpha 5a, which produces MGDWSLLGNFLEEVQEHSTSVGKVWLTVLFIFRILVLGTAAESSWGDEQSDFLCDTQQPGCTNVCYDSAFPIAHIRYWVLQIVFVSTPSLIYMGHAMHIVRREEKLRKKEQEEREERGEGGGDLEEEKEYLQQKESGKTMTSDGTGRVRLKGALLQTYILSILIRTVMEVTFIVVQYMIYGVFLRALYLCKAWPCPNPVNCYMSRPTEKNVFIIFMLVVAGVSLLLSVLELYHLGWKSARKCRQKMMQKSKHRAVTVAVSTDLEPNSPPRPSASCTPPPDFSQCLAAPSSMNPMTSMASHPFNNRMALQQNSVNLATERHHSCDNLEDEEDFLRMRYDQAPTELPNSCAPSPLLHSGYMKDKRRLSKTSGSSSRARQDDLAV; this is translated from the coding sequence ATGGGGGACTGGAGTCTCCTGGGAAATTTCCTAGAGGAGGTCCAGGAACACTCCACCTCAGTCGGGAAGGTCTGGCTCACTGTCCTCTTCATCTTCCGCATCCTGGTGCTGGGCACAGCAGCCGAGTCCTCGTGGGGCGACGAGCAGAGCGACTTCCTGTGCGACACTCAGCAACCCGGTTGCACCAACGTTTGTTATGATAGCGCCTTCCCCATCGCCCACATCCGCTACTGGGTGCTGCAGATCGTTTTTGTCTCCACGCCATCCCTCATCTACATGGGTCATGCCATGCACATTGTGCGCAGGGAGGAGAAGCTGCGCAAGAAGGagcaggaagagagggaggagagaggggaaggcGGAGGAgacctggaggaggagaaggagtaCCTCCAGCAGAAGGAGAGTGGAAAAACAATGACGTCTGATGGGACTGGCCGTGTTCGCCTAAAAGGAGCTCTGCTGCAGACTTATATCCTGAGCATCCTGATCCGCACAGTGATGGAGGTGACGTTTATTGTGGTGCAGTACATGATCTATGGGGTGTTCCTCAGGGCCTTGTACCTGTGCAAGGCCTGGCCCTGCCCCAACCCTGTCAACTGCTACATGTCCCGGCCCACGGAGAAGAAcgtcttcatcatcttcatgcTGGTGGTGGCCggtgtgtctctgctgctgtctgtgttaGAGCTCTACCACCTTGGTTGGAAGAGCGCCAGGAAGTGTCGCCAAAAGATGATGCAGAAGAGCAAACACAGAGCTGTGACGGTGGCCGTGTCCACAGACTTGGAGCCAAACAGCCCACCTCGGCCCTCGGCCTCCTGCACCCCACCTCCTGACTTCAGCCAGTGCCTGGCAGCCCCGAGCTCCATGAACCCCATGACATCTATGGCCTCTCATCCCTTCAACAACAGGATGGCGCTGCAGCAGAACTCGGTCAACTTGGCCACCGAGCGGCATCACAGCTGCGACAACCTAGAGGACGAGGAAGACTTCCTGAGGATGAGATACGACCAAGCGCCCACAGAGCTGCCCAACAGCTGCGCCCCATCACCTCTGCTGCACTCCGGCTACATGAAGGACAAACGCCGCCTGAGCAAGACCAGCGGGAGCAGCAGCCGGGCTCGCCAGGATGACCTGGCAGTATAG